A stretch of Carya illinoinensis cultivar Pawnee chromosome 14, C.illinoinensisPawnee_v1, whole genome shotgun sequence DNA encodes these proteins:
- the LOC122294981 gene encoding beta-hexosaminidase 2: MESMLVIIRLALCLLALFPISSGSGINVWPKPRTFSWPNPQATLLSPAFTIAAPNHTFLSSAVERYLHLVHTEHHLPLVNPSVNLTPSKLPPLRTLSIVVSDLKAPLQHGVDESYSLSIPTSGPAKLTANTAWGAMRGLETFSQLVWSDPSVVAVGVYVWDAPLFGHRGVMLDTSRNYYPVKDILRTIGAMSANKLNVFHWHITDSHSFPLVLPSEPDLAAKGSYGPDMQYSPNDIKTIVQFGLEHGVRVIPEIDSPGHTGSWAEAYPEIVACANMFWWPAGSEWADRLASEPGTGHLNPLNPKTYQVLKNVIHDVASLFPEPFFHSGADEIIPGCWKADPAIQSFLSNGGTLSQLLEIFVNSTLPYILSLNRTVVYWEDVLLDENIKVPTTVLPKEHTILQTWNNGPNNTKRIVSSGYKTIVSSSDFYYLDCGHGSFLGNDSQYDQEGAGANSGNGGSWCGPFKTWQTIYNYDITYGLSKEEAKLVLGGEVALWSEQADPTVLDARIWPRTSAMAETLWSGNRDKMGMKRYAGATDRLNEWRYRMVRRGVEAEPLQPLWCVRNPGMCNTVQASAS; this comes from the exons ATGGAGTCGATGCTTGTCATCATACGCCTAGCATTGTGCTTATTGGCACTTTTTCCCATCTCCTCTGGCTCTGGAATCAACGTTTGGCCAAAACCAAGGACGTTCTCATGGCCCAATCCTCAGGCCACGCTGCTCTCACCTGCCTTCACTATCGCTGCTCCCAACCACACGTTCCTCTCCTCCGCCGTCGAACGCTACCTCCACCTTGTCCACACCGAGCACCATTTGCCCCTTGTCAACCCCTCCGTCAACCTCACCCCCTCCAAGCTTCCTCCTCTCCGCACCCTTTCCATCGTCGTCTCCGACCTCAAAGCCCCGCTCCAACATGGAGTGGATGAGTCCTACAGCCTCTCTATTCCTACTTCGGGGCCAGCTAAATTGACAGCGAATACCGCGTGGGGTGCCATGAGGGGCCTCGAGACGTTCTCGCAGCTCGTCTGGAGCGATCCCTCTGTGGTGGCGGTGGGCGTGTACGTTTGGGATGCTCCGCTCTTTGGGCACCGAGGAGTTATGCTGGATACGTCTAGGAACTATTACCCAGTGAAGGACATATTGAGGACGATCGGGGCGATGAGTGCCAATAAGCTCAATGTGTTCCATTGGCACATCACGGATTCCCATTCGTTCCCGCTGGTGCTGCCGTCGGAACCTGATCTGGCGGCCAAGGGGTCTTATGGCCCTGATATGCAGTACTCCCCCAATGATATAAAGACGATTGTGCAGTTTGGTTTGGAGCACGGAGTTAGAGTTATCCCGGAGATCGATTCCCCTG GCCATACTGGATCGTGGGCGGAAGCTTACCCGGAGATTGTGGCATGTGCAAACATGTTCTGGTGGCCCGCAGGAAGCGAGTGGGCAGACCGGCTTGCCTCTGAACCAGGAACCGGCCATTTGAACCCCTTGAACCCCAAGACTTACCAAGTCCTGAAAAACGTCATCCACGATGTGGCCTCCTTATTCCCAGAACCATTCTTCCACTCCGGGGCAGATGAGATCATTCCTGGTTGTTGGAAAGCCGATCCAGCCATCCAATCCTTCCTCTCAAATGGTGGAACTCTCAGTCAGCTCCTGGAGATCTTTGTCAACTCAACTCTCCCTTATATTCTATCCCTTAACCGAACCGTGGTCTATTGGGAGGATGTTCTGCTTGATGAAAATATCAAGGTCCCAACAACAGTTCTTCCAAAAGagcatacaattttacaaacatggAATAATGGCCCCAACAATACCAAGCGGATTGTTTCTTCTGGGTACAAGACCATTGTGTCATCTTCAGACTTCTATTATCTGGATTGTGGGCATGGTTCATTTCTGGGGAATGACAGCCAATATGATCAAGAAGGAGCTGGTGCTAATTCTGGAAATGGTGGCTCATGGTGTGGACCTTTCAAGACATGGCAAACCATATACAACTATGATATAACGTATGGGTTGAGCAAGGAGGAGGCCAAACTTGTGTTAGGTGGGGAGGTGGCACTGTGGTCCGAGCAAGCAGATCCTACGGTTTTAGATGCAAGGATTTGGCCTAGAACTTCAGCAATGGCGGAGACACTCTGGTCTGGTAACCGGGATAAGATGGGTATGAAGAGGTATGCAGGGGCAACAGATAGGTTGAACGAGTGGAGGTATAGAATGGTGCGAAGAGGTGTCGAAGCTGAACCACTTCAGCCACTTTGGTGCGTTAGAAACCCTGGAATGTGCAACACGGTTCAAGCCTCGGCCTCCTAA